Proteins from a genomic interval of Marmota flaviventris isolate mMarFla1 chromosome 8, mMarFla1.hap1, whole genome shotgun sequence:
- the LOC139706666 gene encoding olfactory receptor 5K1: MIKENHTMKNEFVLTGFTDHPDLKALLFVMFLTIYLITMVGNLGLVALIFKQRQLHTPMYIFLGNLALVDSCCACAITPKMLENFFSEDRRISLHECIIQFYILCTVETADCFLLAAMAYDRYVAICSPLQYHTMMSKKLCVQMTTGAFIAGNLHSMIHVGLLFRLAFCGSHQINHFYCDILPLYRLSCVDPYVNELVLFVFSGSIQVFTIGSVLISYVYIVFTIFKMKSKEGRVKAFSTCASHFLSVSLFYGSLFFMYIRPNLLEEGDKDIPAALLFTIVVPLLNPFIYSLRNKEVKSALQKILIKITISRKFKQMTSTVT; encoded by the coding sequence ATGATTAAAGAAAATCACACCATGAAAAATGAGTTTGTCCTCACAGGATTTACAGATCACCCAGACCTGAAGGCCCTTCTATTTGTGATGTTCTTGACCATCTATCTGATCACCATGGTGGGGAATCTAGGGTTGGTGGCCTTGATTTTTAAACAGCGTCAACTTCACACACCAATGTACATCTTTCTGGGCAACCTGGCTCTTGTGGATTCCTGTTGTGCCTGTGCTATCACTCCTAAGATGTTAGAGAACTTCTTTTCTGAGGACAGAAGGATCTCCCTTCATGAATgtattatacaattttatattctttgcaCTGTGGAAACTGCAGACTGCTTTCTTCTGGCAgcaatggcctatgaccgctatgtggccatatGCAGTCCTCTGCAGTATCACACCATGATGTCAAAGAAACTCTGTGTTCAGATGACCACAGGAGCCTTCATAGCTGGAAACCTGCACTCCATGATTCATGTAGGTCTACTCTTTAGGTTAGCTTTCTGTGGGTCTCATCAAATCAACCACTTTTACTGTGATATTCTTCCTTTGTACAGACTCTCCTGTGTTGACCCATATGTCAATGAACTTGTGCTCTTTGTCTTTTCAGGCTCTATTCAAGTCTTCACTATAGGTAGTGTCTTAATTTCTTATGTCTACATTGtttttacaattttcaaaatgaaatctaAAGAAGGAAGGGTTAAAGCTTTTTCCACCTGTGCCTCTCACTTTTTATCTGTTTCATTATTCTATGGATCTCTTTTCTTCATGTATATTAGACCAAATTTACTTGAAGAAGGAGATAAAGATATACCTGCTGCTCTTTTGTTTACAATAGTAGTTCCCTTACTAAATCCTTTCATTTATAGCCTGAGAAATAAGGAAGTAAAAAGTGCCTTGCAAAAAATTCTGATAAAGATAACAATCTCAAGAAAGTTTAAACAAATGACCTCTACTGTAACTTAA